The proteins below are encoded in one region of Methanosarcina barkeri 3:
- a CDS encoding ABC transporter ATP-binding protein yields MLKIEDLTVEVNGKLLLHDVNLEVKKGYTNVLFGPNGAGKSALMRTIMGFSEYRVVKGRILFNGTDITGLPVDERARLGLGIMMQRPPDMSGIKLKDLVKVLSKETKDPETLAKNLDMKRFMDRDVNVGFSGGEIKRSELLQLAAQNPSLYLLDEPESGVDLVSIEQVGMTIKGLLEEGLSCPGESCEKGKSALIITHTGQILDYVNADRGYILCNGTVMCSGNPLKMLEEIKSRGYEECIKCRLMK; encoded by the coding sequence ATGCTAAAAATAGAAGATCTGACTGTAGAGGTAAACGGAAAACTTTTGCTTCATGACGTTAACCTCGAAGTCAAAAAAGGATATACTAATGTGCTTTTTGGGCCAAACGGAGCCGGAAAGTCAGCTCTGATGAGAACAATCATGGGTTTCAGTGAGTACAGAGTTGTGAAAGGTAGAATTCTGTTTAACGGGACAGATATTACCGGGCTGCCAGTAGATGAACGAGCCAGACTCGGACTTGGAATTATGATGCAACGCCCTCCAGATATGTCCGGAATTAAACTGAAGGACCTTGTAAAGGTACTATCGAAAGAAACTAAAGATCCAGAGACTCTTGCCAAGAATCTAGATATGAAACGCTTTATGGACAGGGATGTGAATGTGGGCTTTTCGGGAGGAGAAATTAAACGTTCAGAACTTCTGCAGCTTGCAGCCCAAAATCCGAGCCTTTACCTACTTGACGAACCTGAATCAGGAGTGGACCTCGTAAGCATAGAACAGGTAGGAATGACAATTAAGGGACTGCTTGAAGAAGGGCTGAGTTGCCCTGGCGAGAGTTGCGAGAAAGGTAAATCTGCCCTCATAATCACCCACACAGGCCAGATTCTTGATTATGTAAACGCAGATAGGGGATACATCCTTTGCAATGGAACGGTTATGTGTTCAGGAAACCCCCTGAAGATGCTGGAAGAAATAAAGAGTAGAGGGTATGAGGAGTGTATAAAATGCAGACTGATGAAGTGA
- a CDS encoding SufD family Fe-S cluster assembly protein, protein MQTDEVNLKKRAESAVEKKAAFGKDIELEKFEEGSRVSRPIEDLQTLDEESKRTLLQVGVVPSEEGRSGSLLVLDNAVSHSSLKDKNVELMSTQKALEKYEWLKDYSWKLVSVDTDKYTAKTYLENADGYFIRVPAGKKSSLPVQTCLLLGRDKVFQTVHNIVIVEEGASLDIITGCTAKKGVEEGLHLGISEMYVKKGATLNFTMIHNWAEQIGVRPRTVIKVEEGGTYVSNYICLKPVRSVQTYPTVKLEGEGAVTRLNTIAIAHSGSELDLGSRAIFNAPGTKAELISRTITIGGRIVARGEMIGNAKGAKGHLECKGLVLTDKGSQLAIPILEANVDDVELTHEAAVGKIAKDQVEYLMARGLTEDEAVGMIVRGFLDVGIRGIPEELKNEIENTISQTAFGM, encoded by the coding sequence ATGCAGACTGATGAAGTGAACCTGAAAAAGCGCGCTGAAAGCGCAGTCGAGAAAAAAGCAGCCTTTGGAAAAGATATAGAGCTGGAAAAATTTGAGGAAGGTTCCAGAGTTAGCAGGCCTATAGAAGACCTCCAGACCCTTGACGAAGAAAGCAAAAGAACACTTCTTCAGGTAGGAGTAGTACCCAGTGAAGAAGGTCGATCAGGCAGTCTGCTGGTGCTTGATAATGCAGTATCGCATTCTTCCCTGAAAGACAAAAATGTAGAACTTATGTCTACCCAAAAAGCCCTGGAAAAATACGAATGGCTTAAAGATTACTCCTGGAAACTTGTATCTGTTGATACTGATAAATATACGGCAAAAACTTACCTTGAAAATGCGGATGGATACTTTATCCGGGTGCCTGCTGGAAAGAAATCGTCCTTGCCAGTTCAGACATGCCTTTTGCTTGGTAGAGATAAAGTTTTCCAGACCGTACATAACATTGTGATAGTCGAAGAAGGCGCCAGCCTTGACATAATTACAGGTTGTACGGCTAAAAAGGGAGTGGAAGAAGGTTTGCACCTGGGAATTTCTGAGATGTACGTAAAAAAAGGAGCTACCCTGAACTTCACAATGATTCACAACTGGGCTGAGCAGATAGGGGTCAGGCCAAGGACAGTGATTAAAGTCGAGGAAGGAGGAACCTACGTAAGCAACTACATCTGCCTGAAACCTGTCCGTTCTGTGCAGACATATCCGACTGTCAAACTTGAGGGAGAAGGAGCAGTGACCAGACTGAATACTATAGCTATTGCCCATTCCGGTTCCGAACTGGATCTAGGAAGCAGGGCGATATTCAATGCACCTGGCACGAAAGCTGAGCTTATATCAAGGACAATTACAATCGGCGGAAGAATAGTTGCAAGAGGAGAAATGATAGGCAATGCAAAGGGAGCAAAAGGACACCTTGAATGCAAAGGACTTGTCCTTACCGACAAAGGAAGCCAGCTTGCAATCCCAATCCTTGAAGCAAACGTAGATGATGTAGAACTTACTCACGAGGCAGCCGTTGGAAAAATTGCTAAAGACCAGGTGGAATACCTTATGGCAAGAGGCCTAACCGAAGATGAAGCTGTAGGCATGATTGTGCGTGGGTTCCTGGATGTTGGAATAAGGGGAATTCCGGAGGAACTGAAAAATGAAATCGAAAATACGATTTCACAGACAGCCTTTGGAATGTAA
- a CDS encoding DUF2683 family protein, with protein MVQAKINISSHSNQLLNIVKAKYNLKDKSAAIDLVMSQYEEKVLEPGFSPEYIDRLDKIKKGKHIFVGSIDNFDEIIDDAVDDKDD; from the coding sequence ATGGTACAAGCTAAAATAAATATCAGCTCGCATTCTAACCAGTTATTGAACATTGTAAAAGCTAAGTACAATTTAAAAGATAAGAGCGCAGCTATCGACTTAGTTATGTCTCAGTATGAAGAAAAAGTTCTTGAACCTGGATTTAGTCCAGAATATATCGATAGATTAGACAAAATAAAGAAAGGAAAGCATATATTTGTAGGCAGTATAGATAATTTTGATGAAATCATAGATGACGCTGTTGATGATAAAGATGACTGA
- a CDS encoding type II toxin-antitoxin system RelE/ParE family toxin, protein MIKMTDAYDLIFSDAFISSVKRIQKKDKKLYESIKRKTSEIVNNPHRYKNLRYDMSGLSRVHIGHFVLSFSIDEETKTVTLEDFEHHDNAY, encoded by the coding sequence ATGATAAAGATGACTGATGCCTACGATTTAATTTTTAGCGATGCATTTATAAGTTCAGTCAAAAGAATTCAGAAAAAAGATAAAAAGTTATATGAGAGCATTAAGCGCAAGACGAGTGAAATAGTTAATAATCCCCATAGATATAAAAATCTAAGATATGATATGAGCGGCTTAAGCCGTGTTCATATTGGGCATTTTGTCTTGTCTTTTTCGATTGACGAAGAAACGAAAACCGTTACTTTAGAAGATTTCGAGCATCACGATAACGCATACTGA
- a CDS encoding nucleotidyltransferase family protein: MSNLTPIYQKSIRDLKSLLIEFFKEENVIVILFGSRARGDYSRVSDIDIGILPKNRLDRKKLVLLKEKIDNLNFPYTVDVVDLSKVSEVFREKALREGIVWKS, encoded by the coding sequence ATGAGCAATCTTACCCCGATTTACCAAAAAAGTATAAGAGATTTGAAATCCCTCCTTATAGAGTTTTTCAAAGAAGAAAACGTTATTGTAATACTTTTTGGTTCGCGAGCAAGAGGGGATTATAGTAGAGTTTCGGACATAGACATTGGAATTCTTCCAAAAAATAGATTGGACAGGAAAAAACTGGTCTTATTGAAAGAAAAGATTGATAATCTTAATTTTCCCTATACTGTTGATGTGGTAGATCTTTCCAAAGTCTCGGAAGTTTTTAGAGAAAAGGCACTTAGAGAGGGTATTGTTTGGAAAAGTTAA
- a CDS encoding HI0074 family nucleotidyltransferase substrate-binding subunit, with the protein MEKLRLRSETAMKALRTLEEIVDEPYSTIVRDASIKRFEYSFDIFWKVIKDYLRIKEGIECASPKSCFREAFKVGILSEEETVKVLEMTDDRNLSTHTYDEETIEEIYQQVRDYWELMDNICKRIESSKNH; encoded by the coding sequence TTGGAAAAGTTAAGGCTTAGATCTGAAACTGCAATGAAAGCATTGAGAACTTTAGAAGAAATTGTTGATGAACCCTATTCAACAATAGTAAGAGATGCCTCAATTAAAAGATTTGAGTACTCATTTGATATTTTCTGGAAAGTTATAAAAGATTATCTTCGAATTAAGGAAGGCATTGAGTGTGCTTCACCTAAGTCTTGCTTTAGAGAAGCATTTAAAGTAGGTATACTTTCTGAGGAAGAAACTGTAAAAGTTCTTGAAATGACTGACGATAGAAATCTCAGTACTCATACTTATGATGAAGAAACTATAGAAGAAATCTACCAACAAGTCAGAGATTACTGGGAGCTGATGGACAATATTTGCAAGCGAATTGAATCTTCAAAAAATCACTAA